A stretch of the Streptosporangium sp. NBC_01755 genome encodes the following:
- a CDS encoding ABC transporter permease, whose amino-acid sequence MPKDAFALTGMSWRHRFSFQRSLAELLGKRWMEAVVPCLLLVGVLTYFSITTEGFFTPDNASTLSQNFAELGLVALGMTIVLIGGGIDLSVGSVFAVVNGFALIGYKLLGWPVAVVAVAAIALGALLGSVNGLLIAYAKTRPFITTLVTLLAYRTVAEYIDATYSPELTTTTRIDPAWDMLGAGQIAGLTTQFVWLIVVAMVVHVLLSRSRWGWRITAIGSSRTSARRAGMNLPGITFSTYAAAGALAGAAGLLTASRLEQSSASTGVGMEFAVLTAVVLGGVSLAGGRGTAMRALIGALAVVAISQGLTLQAQPRYVYSMVLAVILLLFAAFDLKWGKNRGKAIQKIYMAPGRFRLKASPDIYEKGSVWALNDRLTGAEAIGTGELDGPEDVVVDDQGRMYCGDRRGWLWRIDDPAAKPELVARIGGHPLGVVMDAGGDVAICVAGMGLYGISPQGEVKPLATDVKRTWYRINDDSAIRLADDLDMAPDGKIYFSDASTRFDGDEYFLDLIESRPNGRLLCYDPKTRQTSVALRNYAFPNGICVSHDGMSVLINSSNLYRIDRFYIAGPKAGRLEPFIENLPGIPDNINRASDGGYWVAFAGMRTPVWDLAISMPKFRRRMVKELPFDEWLVPNLNTSCVIKITEEGEVVESMWDGQQKDHAVITSMREHEGYLYLGGLTNDRLGRVRLTAQERNGARRHARAVSTP is encoded by the coding sequence GTGCCCAAGGATGCATTCGCTCTCACCGGTATGTCCTGGCGACACAGGTTCTCCTTCCAGCGATCCCTTGCCGAACTTCTCGGCAAACGCTGGATGGAGGCGGTGGTCCCTTGCCTGCTGCTGGTCGGTGTCCTGACGTACTTCAGCATCACCACCGAGGGCTTTTTCACCCCGGACAACGCCTCGACGCTGTCCCAGAACTTCGCCGAGCTCGGCCTGGTCGCGCTCGGCATGACGATCGTGCTCATCGGCGGCGGCATCGACTTGAGCGTCGGCTCGGTCTTCGCGGTCGTCAACGGCTTCGCGCTGATCGGCTACAAGCTGCTCGGCTGGCCGGTCGCCGTCGTCGCCGTCGCCGCCATCGCGCTGGGCGCGCTGCTCGGGTCGGTCAACGGCCTGCTGATCGCCTACGCCAAGACCCGGCCCTTCATCACCACGCTGGTGACCCTGCTCGCCTATCGCACGGTGGCCGAGTACATCGACGCGACCTACAGTCCCGAACTGACCACCACCACTCGGATCGACCCCGCCTGGGACATGCTGGGCGCCGGACAGATCGCCGGTCTGACCACCCAGTTCGTGTGGCTGATCGTCGTGGCCATGGTGGTGCACGTCCTGCTCAGCCGCAGCCGCTGGGGATGGCGGATCACGGCCATCGGCTCCTCCAGGACCTCGGCCCGCCGGGCCGGTATGAACCTTCCCGGCATCACCTTCAGCACCTACGCCGCCGCCGGCGCGCTGGCCGGCGCGGCCGGGCTGCTGACCGCGAGCAGGCTGGAGCAGAGCTCGGCCTCCACCGGCGTGGGCATGGAGTTCGCGGTCCTTACGGCCGTCGTGCTCGGCGGCGTCAGCCTGGCCGGAGGCCGCGGTACGGCCATGCGCGCCCTCATCGGCGCGCTCGCCGTGGTCGCGATCTCTCAAGGACTGACGCTGCAGGCCCAGCCGCGCTACGTGTATTCGATGGTGCTGGCCGTGATCCTGCTGCTGTTCGCCGCCTTCGACCTCAAATGGGGCAAGAACCGCGGCAAGGCCATCCAGAAGATCTACATGGCGCCCGGCCGCTTCCGGCTCAAAGCCTCGCCCGACATCTATGAGAAGGGCAGCGTGTGGGCACTGAACGACCGGCTCACCGGGGCCGAGGCCATCGGGACCGGGGAACTCGACGGCCCTGAGGACGTGGTGGTCGACGACCAGGGGCGCATGTACTGCGGTGACCGGCGCGGCTGGCTGTGGCGCATCGACGACCCGGCCGCCAAGCCCGAACTGGTGGCCCGCATCGGCGGGCACCCGCTCGGTGTGGTCATGGACGCCGGCGGCGATGTGGCCATCTGCGTGGCAGGCATGGGTCTGTACGGCATCAGCCCGCAAGGCGAGGTCAAGCCGCTGGCCACCGACGTCAAACGCACCTGGTACCGCATCAACGACGACTCGGCGATCCGACTGGCCGACGACCTGGACATGGCACCCGACGGCAAGATCTACTTCAGTGACGCCAGCACCAGGTTCGACGGTGATGAGTACTTCCTGGACCTGATCGAGTCGCGGCCCAACGGCCGGTTGCTGTGCTACGACCCCAAGACCCGCCAGACCAGCGTCGCGCTGCGCAACTACGCCTTCCCCAACGGCATCTGCGTCTCCCACGACGGCATGTCGGTGCTCATCAACTCCTCCAACCTCTACCGGATCGACCGCTTCTACATCGCCGGGCCCAAGGCGGGCCGGCTGGAGCCGTTCATCGAGAACCTGCCGGGCATCCCCGACAACATCAACCGCGCCTCCGACGGAGGCTACTGGGTGGCCTTCGCCGGCATGCGCACACCGGTGTGGGACCTGGCCATCTCCATGCCCAAGTTCCGCAGGCGCATGGTCAAGGAACTGCCCTTCGACGAATGGCTCGTCCCCAACCTGAACACGTCATGCGTCATCAAGATCACCGAGGAGGGAGAGGTGGTCGAGTCCATGTGGGACGGACAACAGAAGGATCACGCCGTGATCACCTCCATGCGCGAACACGAGGGTTACCTCTACCTCGGCGGGCTCACCAACGACCGCCTGGGCCGGGTACGGCTGACCGCACAAGAGCGAAACGGCGCCCGGCGTCACGCGCGGGCGGTGAGCACCCCGTGA
- a CDS encoding thiolase family protein — translation MPQAVLVDVVRTASGRGKPGGALSGVHPTDLLAHVISALVERTGIDPGALDDVIAGCVTQAGQQSVNVARNAALAAGLPQSVPGTTVDRQCGSGQQAVAFAAQGVLAGAYDMVIAGGVESMSRVPMFAGKMGEDPYGERLAARYADGLVGQGISAELVAARWKLDRRMLDEYSARSHELAARTAASGGFEREIIPLTVTGEDGVETVHVTDETVRPTTTADGLAGLRPSFQDEAMGCRFPEIDDWRITPGNSSPLTDGAAAALITTDVMAERLGLRPRARFHSFSVTGDDPVEMLTAIIPATRKVLRRGGLSMADIDAFEVNEAFAPVPLAWAHELGADLERLNPRGGAIALGHPLGASGVRLLCTLVNHLEQTGGRYGLQTMCEGGGMANATIIERLG, via the coding sequence ATGCCTCAAGCCGTCTTGGTCGACGTCGTACGGACGGCGTCCGGCCGTGGAAAGCCTGGCGGTGCGCTGTCAGGCGTGCACCCGACCGATCTGCTCGCCCACGTGATATCCGCCCTCGTCGAGCGCACGGGCATCGACCCGGGCGCCCTCGACGACGTCATCGCCGGATGTGTGACCCAGGCCGGCCAGCAGTCGGTCAACGTGGCCCGCAACGCGGCGCTGGCCGCCGGGCTGCCCCAAAGCGTGCCGGGCACGACCGTGGACCGGCAGTGCGGCTCGGGTCAGCAGGCCGTCGCCTTCGCCGCACAGGGCGTCCTCGCCGGCGCCTATGACATGGTCATCGCGGGCGGCGTGGAGTCCATGTCACGGGTCCCGATGTTCGCCGGCAAGATGGGCGAGGACCCCTACGGGGAGAGGCTGGCCGCCCGCTACGCCGATGGGCTGGTGGGGCAGGGCATCTCGGCCGAACTCGTCGCGGCGCGCTGGAAGCTGGACCGCCGGATGCTGGACGAGTATTCGGCGCGTTCCCATGAACTCGCCGCCCGGACCGCCGCATCGGGCGGCTTCGAGCGGGAGATCATCCCGCTGACGGTGACCGGCGAGGACGGCGTCGAGACCGTGCACGTCACCGATGAGACGGTACGGCCGACCACGACGGCGGACGGCCTGGCGGGCCTTCGGCCCTCGTTCCAGGACGAGGCGATGGGGTGCAGGTTCCCCGAGATCGACGACTGGCGGATCACCCCGGGCAACTCCTCCCCGCTGACCGACGGCGCCGCCGCCGCGCTGATCACCACCGACGTGATGGCCGAGCGCCTGGGCCTACGCCCGCGCGCCAGGTTCCACTCCTTCTCCGTCACCGGCGATGATCCGGTGGAGATGCTGACGGCGATCATTCCGGCCACACGTAAGGTGCTGCGGCGCGGCGGCCTGTCCATGGCCGACATCGACGCCTTCGAGGTGAACGAGGCGTTCGCGCCGGTGCCGCTGGCCTGGGCCCATGAACTGGGCGCAGACCTTGAACGACTGAACCCCCGGGGCGGCGCCATCGCGCTGGGGCACCCGCTGGGCGCCTCGGGCGTACGCCTGCTGTGCACGCTGGTCAACCACCTGGAGCAGACCGGCGGCCGGTATGGCCTGCAGACCATGTGCGAGGGCGGCGGTATGGCCAACGCCACCATCATCGAACGGCTCGGCTAG
- a CDS encoding SMP-30/gluconolactonase/LRE family protein, with the protein MNLTAELRRSLNIVTEFLMPSRAENRAIPSLDGGLAANDAIDSLRAHWSSTEEEPDDMAPAGEHSVLFTVGRAVHGLDLRSGQTSQVASLPGPASAICADGSGGHFVAVEGEGLHRLTARDGRVTRVSEHPLSCATSLTCVDGSVYVTQGSTGFSAQQWAHDLMSKGASGSLLRIDLSSGRAKTLASGLAWPAGVTAGPTGSTLLVSESWRHRVLTFDLNGGAGRTLLPNLPGYPMRLSPDGRGGYLLAFMALRTHLIDFVLREDYFREEMVRTVPPQFWISPALRSTGERWEPLQIGSMKHLNQTKPWAPSRAYGLLAQMEPDGTFTRSWHARTGSARTGITSAHAVGGRIVMVSKGGRMVLAEQEEPR; encoded by the coding sequence GTGAATCTGACTGCCGAGCTGCGCCGCAGCCTCAACATCGTCACCGAGTTCCTCATGCCCTCACGGGCGGAGAACCGCGCCATCCCCTCCCTGGACGGAGGCCTGGCCGCCAACGACGCCATCGACTCCCTGCGCGCCCACTGGTCGAGCACCGAGGAGGAACCCGACGACATGGCGCCCGCCGGTGAGCACTCGGTGCTGTTCACCGTGGGCCGCGCCGTACACGGCCTGGACCTGCGATCCGGGCAGACCAGCCAGGTCGCCTCGCTGCCCGGCCCGGCCTCGGCGATCTGCGCCGACGGCAGCGGCGGCCACTTTGTGGCCGTGGAAGGCGAAGGCCTTCACCGGCTGACGGCCCGCGACGGCCGGGTCACGCGCGTCAGCGAACACCCCCTGTCCTGCGCGACGAGCCTCACCTGCGTGGACGGCTCGGTCTATGTCACCCAGGGCAGTACGGGGTTCTCCGCGCAGCAGTGGGCGCACGACCTGATGAGCAAGGGCGCCTCGGGCAGCCTGCTGCGCATCGACCTCTCCTCCGGGCGGGCCAAGACCCTGGCCTCGGGCCTGGCCTGGCCGGCCGGGGTCACCGCAGGGCCCACGGGCTCCACGCTGCTGGTGTCGGAGTCCTGGCGCCACCGCGTCTTGACGTTCGACCTCAACGGCGGCGCGGGCCGTACGCTGCTGCCGAACCTGCCCGGCTACCCCATGCGCCTGTCACCTGACGGCCGCGGCGGATATCTGCTCGCCTTCATGGCGCTGCGCACCCACCTGATCGACTTCGTGCTGCGGGAGGACTATTTCCGCGAGGAGATGGTGCGCACCGTCCCGCCGCAGTTCTGGATCTCACCCGCGCTGCGCTCGACGGGAGAGCGGTGGGAGCCGCTGCAGATCGGCTCCATGAAGCATCTCAACCAGACCAAACCCTGGGCGCCCTCACGCGCCTACGGCCTGCTGGCACAGATGGAGCCCGACGGCACCTTCACCCGAAGCTGGCACGCCCGGACGGGGTCGGCCCGCACCGGGATCACCTCCGCCCACGCCGTCGGCGGCCGGATCGTCATGGTCAGTAAAGGAGGGCGGATGGTGCTCGCCGAACAGGAGGAGCCACGATGA
- a CDS encoding ABC transporter permease, translating to MTSSTISKSPLGVVRRRFASMDQGYIVAGVLLALVVLFSVTLPGFSSTDNLLNAARSASTLGLLAIGMTVVVIARGLDLSVVIIMGVSCAMAVELMIAGHGELVSLAAGLLIALTLGLINGLLVAYVEVPPLFVTLATSLLYLGFFRIFFLPKDQQAILSSATAMNWLGNGTVLGIPSPVLVLAVAAAAATWFMSRNYGRFVRSQGDNPAAASLFGLPTRPLLVSTYLVSASAAFIAGVVGVSVAGAYDLRAAATGTTLYDVIAVVVIGGVSLAGARGSIGGVVCAALLLGVIGNAMTLLNMSVIEQSLSKAFIVLLAIVLDSLLHPRDEETARVGDM from the coding sequence GTGACAAGCTCAACGATCTCCAAGTCCCCACTCGGCGTCGTCCGCCGACGGTTCGCCTCGATGGATCAGGGATACATCGTCGCGGGTGTACTCCTCGCCCTCGTGGTGTTGTTCTCCGTCACGCTGCCGGGCTTCTCCTCCACCGACAACCTGCTCAACGCCGCCAGAAGCGCCTCGACGCTCGGGCTGCTGGCCATCGGCATGACCGTGGTGGTCATCGCACGAGGCCTGGACCTGTCCGTCGTCATCATCATGGGCGTCAGCTGCGCCATGGCCGTGGAGCTGATGATCGCCGGTCACGGCGAACTCGTCTCGCTGGCCGCCGGCCTGCTCATCGCGCTCACCCTGGGGCTCATCAACGGTCTCCTGGTGGCCTATGTCGAGGTGCCTCCGCTGTTCGTCACCCTGGCGACCAGCCTGCTCTACCTCGGCTTCTTCCGCATCTTCTTCCTTCCCAAGGACCAACAGGCGATCCTCTCCAGCGCCACGGCCATGAACTGGCTCGGCAATGGAACGGTGCTTGGGATCCCCAGCCCGGTGCTGGTCTTGGCCGTGGCGGCCGCGGCCGCCACCTGGTTCATGTCCCGCAACTACGGCCGTTTCGTGCGATCGCAAGGCGACAACCCCGCCGCTGCCTCGCTGTTCGGCCTGCCCACCCGCCCGCTGCTGGTCTCCACCTACCTCGTGTCCGCGAGCGCCGCGTTCATCGCCGGCGTGGTGGGGGTTTCGGTGGCGGGAGCCTATGACCTGCGGGCGGCGGCCACCGGCACGACGCTCTACGACGTCATCGCCGTCGTGGTCATCGGCGGAGTGAGCCTCGCGGGTGCGCGAGGCAGCATCGGCGGCGTCGTGTGCGCCGCACTCCTGCTCGGGGTCATCGGCAACGCCATGACCCTGCTCAACATGAGCGTCATCGAACAGTCCCTGTCGAAGGCGTTCATCGTCCTTCTGGCGATCGTGCTCGACAGTCTCCTGCATCCGCGTGATGAAGAGACCGCACGAGTCGGAGATATGTAG
- a CDS encoding TetR/AcrR family transcriptional regulator encodes MELVEESAHVQDSLPPIGHWRDFPPLELPGILLGALEVFTARGYHGSSVRDLASKAGVTVPGLYYHYPSKQAVLVALLDTCISELVARARAAHQAAEDTPRARFAHVVESIVLTVAHRSSLTVLDSELRYLDPENRRYYAGMRKELENLLLEVVRAGQRDHSFAVSLPEDTTRALLGMFQAVATWYDPDGPLPPEQIARRYVTISLHTVGARPPA; translated from the coding sequence ATGGAGCTCGTGGAAGAGTCGGCGCACGTGCAGGACTCACTGCCGCCCATCGGCCACTGGCGCGACTTTCCCCCGTTGGAGTTGCCGGGCATCCTTCTCGGCGCCCTTGAGGTCTTCACCGCGCGCGGATATCACGGCAGCTCCGTACGCGACCTGGCGAGCAAGGCCGGGGTGACGGTGCCCGGTCTCTACTATCACTACCCGAGCAAACAGGCCGTGCTGGTCGCCCTGCTGGACACCTGCATCAGCGAACTCGTCGCCCGGGCCAGGGCCGCCCACCAGGCGGCCGAGGACACCCCGCGCGCACGTTTCGCCCACGTCGTCGAGAGCATCGTGCTCACCGTCGCCCACCGGTCGTCGCTGACCGTCCTTGACTCCGAACTGCGTTACCTCGATCCGGAGAACCGGCGCTACTACGCCGGCATGCGCAAGGAACTGGAGAACCTGCTGCTGGAGGTGGTCCGGGCCGGTCAACGCGATCACAGCTTCGCCGTCTCCCTGCCCGAGGACACGACCAGGGCCCTGCTCGGCATGTTCCAGGCCGTCGCCACCTGGTATGACCCGGACGGCCCGCTCCCCCCCGAACAGATCGCCCGGCGCTACGTCACCATCTCCCTGCACACAGTCGGCGCCCGGCCCCCCGCCTAG
- a CDS encoding DoxX family protein, which yields MFIAIAVLSVLLALAFAGAGFPKLSGKKDMAAQLAQLGVSAGLMRVIGGLEILGAVGLVIGLWIEGLGIAAAAGLALLMAGAVLYHVKARDTAKNTSASLVLLVLSVVTIALRLASL from the coding sequence ATGTTCATAGCCATAGCCGTCTTGTCCGTCCTGCTGGCGCTCGCCTTCGCCGGAGCCGGTTTCCCGAAACTCTCCGGCAAGAAGGACATGGCGGCTCAGCTCGCCCAGCTGGGTGTGTCCGCCGGGCTGATGCGTGTCATCGGTGGGCTGGAGATCCTTGGAGCCGTTGGGCTGGTCATCGGTCTGTGGATCGAAGGCCTCGGCATCGCGGCCGCGGCCGGCCTGGCGCTCCTCATGGCCGGCGCCGTCCTGTACCACGTCAAGGCCCGCGACACCGCGAAGAACACATCGGCATCGCTGGTTCTGCTGGTGCTCAGCGTGGTCACGATCGCCCTCAGGCTGGCCAGCCTCTGA
- a CDS encoding SDR family NAD(P)-dependent oxidoreductase, with protein MGSIQDRVALVTGAGQGIGRAIALKLAAEGARVVVNDIDAEAAHETVEAVAKTGAAGVAVVGSVTEEGFAGRFVDTAMQRFGGLDIIVNNAGYTWDAVIQRMTDEQWEAMLAVHVTAPFKILRAAQPLISRMHKAEREAGVRRTRKVVNISSISGLDGNPGQANYSSAKAAVVGLTKTLSKEWGRYDVTVNAVAFGYIQTRLTQARSVADGHISVEGHDIRVGMTDDRVSMLEEAIPMGRAGTPEEAAGAVYLFCSPESDYVSGETLVCGGGYHF; from the coding sequence GTGGGTTCGATTCAAGACAGGGTGGCTCTGGTCACCGGGGCAGGCCAAGGGATCGGGCGCGCGATCGCCCTGAAGCTGGCGGCCGAGGGCGCGCGGGTCGTGGTCAACGACATCGACGCCGAGGCGGCGCACGAGACGGTGGAGGCCGTCGCCAAGACCGGTGCGGCCGGGGTCGCGGTGGTGGGCAGCGTTACCGAGGAGGGCTTCGCCGGGCGTTTCGTCGACACGGCGATGCAGCGCTTCGGGGGCCTGGACATCATCGTCAACAACGCCGGATACACCTGGGACGCGGTCATCCAGCGGATGACCGACGAGCAGTGGGAGGCGATGCTGGCCGTACACGTGACCGCGCCGTTCAAGATCTTGCGCGCCGCCCAGCCGTTGATCAGCCGGATGCACAAGGCGGAGCGGGAGGCCGGGGTCCGCCGTACGCGCAAGGTCGTCAACATCTCCTCCATCTCGGGGCTGGACGGCAATCCGGGCCAGGCGAACTACTCCAGCGCCAAGGCCGCCGTGGTCGGTCTCACCAAGACGCTGTCCAAGGAGTGGGGTCGCTACGACGTGACCGTCAACGCGGTCGCCTTCGGCTACATCCAGACCCGTCTCACCCAGGCGCGCTCGGTGGCCGACGGCCACATCAGCGTGGAGGGGCACGACATCCGTGTCGGCATGACCGATGACCGTGTCTCGATGCTGGAGGAGGCCATCCCGATGGGACGTGCCGGCACTCCGGAGGAGGCCGCCGGCGCGGTCTACCTGTTCTGCTCGCCCGAATCCGACTACGTCAGCGGCGAGACGCTCGTCTGCGGAGGTGGCTACCACTTCTGA
- a CDS encoding bifunctional helix-turn-helix transcriptional regulator/GNAT family N-acetyltransferase, producing MESMLIDRVRRFNRTVTQRIGALDDTFLSRSRPLGQARLLWEIGAEGSEVRSLRSRLGLDSGYLSRLLRALQADGLVAVDANGADGRVRTARLTRAGLAERAELDRCSDDLATSILEPLTGHQRERLVAAMAEVERLLAASQVHVAVVDPCHPDARHCLRAYFAELAHRFDSGFDPDLSISADDEELTPPAGLLLVATLHGDPVGCGALKLHQDDTSAEVKRMWISPTVRGLGLGRRLLAELEAQAAVHGVRTLRLETNRALSEAIGLYRTAGFREVDAFNDETYAHHWFEKTLGSDTAGTG from the coding sequence ATGGAATCCATGTTGATCGATCGGGTGCGACGGTTCAACCGGACCGTCACCCAGCGGATAGGTGCCCTTGACGACACGTTCCTCTCTCGCAGCCGCCCGCTCGGGCAGGCGCGCCTGCTATGGGAGATCGGTGCCGAGGGAAGTGAGGTGCGGTCGCTGCGCTCGCGACTCGGCCTGGACTCCGGCTATCTGAGTCGGCTGCTACGCGCCCTGCAAGCCGACGGGCTGGTCGCGGTCGACGCGAACGGCGCCGATGGACGGGTACGCACAGCACGGCTCACGCGGGCGGGGCTGGCCGAGCGAGCCGAACTGGACCGATGCTCGGACGATCTGGCCACGTCCATCCTCGAGCCGCTCACCGGCCACCAGCGCGAGCGGCTCGTCGCCGCCATGGCCGAGGTCGAGCGCCTGCTGGCCGCGTCCCAGGTTCACGTCGCCGTCGTCGACCCCTGCCACCCGGACGCCCGCCACTGCCTCCGCGCCTACTTCGCCGAGCTGGCGCACCGGTTCGACAGCGGCTTCGACCCGGACCTCAGCATCTCCGCCGACGATGAGGAACTCACCCCACCGGCGGGCCTGCTGCTGGTCGCCACACTGCACGGCGACCCGGTCGGCTGCGGCGCGCTCAAGCTCCACCAGGACGACACCTCCGCGGAAGTGAAGCGGATGTGGATCTCCCCCACCGTGCGCGGGCTGGGACTGGGCCGTCGGCTCCTCGCCGAACTCGAGGCTCAGGCCGCGGTCCACGGCGTGCGCACTCTCCGACTGGAGACCAACCGCGCCCTGTCCGAAGCGATCGGGCTCTACCGCACGGCCGGATTCCGCGAGGTGGACGCGTTCAACGACGAGACCTACGCCCACCACTGGTTCGAGAAGACCCTCGGCTCCGACACCGCGGGGACCGGCTGA
- a CDS encoding sugar ABC transporter substrate-binding protein has translation MSIRKKARAATIAAGMVLTLALTGCTTTRDAASPAPANGTPASGTGGLPAVAAPQEVIAKSLDAMRGKKVQMITISGDGAPLTRAWRERAALGFKEVGVDFTAITANFDTQVLAQQVQTAIDQKPAALILHNADLSGLAKLIQQAQASGIYVIVMNLGSNAQSDAYIGPNWLSMVSELAERASSDCKAMNKKDVAIINGFGSDTGSLLTVEAATKTFKEQGMNLVASQPGQYDPTKANEITRTLMQQHPNLCAVLGNWDGMMTGAANAVAQAGKIGQVGVYTTDSSQVACDGIGKGTMAAAVNYGGGTTMGDNAVALTQYLLQSGLTPGGVKTALFTPTQIIDKTNYQRVGSCYAATAQ, from the coding sequence ATGAGCATCCGTAAGAAGGCACGCGCGGCGACCATCGCCGCGGGGATGGTCCTGACGCTCGCTCTGACAGGCTGCACCACCACTAGAGACGCCGCTTCCCCCGCCCCGGCGAACGGAACCCCGGCGAGCGGGACCGGCGGGCTGCCCGCCGTCGCCGCCCCCCAAGAAGTCATCGCCAAGTCGCTGGACGCGATGCGCGGCAAGAAGGTGCAGATGATCACCATCAGCGGCGACGGCGCCCCGCTGACCCGCGCCTGGCGTGAACGCGCCGCACTGGGCTTCAAGGAGGTCGGCGTCGACTTCACCGCCATCACCGCCAACTTCGACACCCAGGTCCTGGCCCAGCAGGTGCAGACGGCGATCGACCAAAAGCCCGCCGCCCTCATCTTGCACAACGCCGACCTCAGCGGCCTGGCCAAACTGATCCAGCAGGCCCAGGCGAGCGGCATCTACGTCATCGTGATGAACCTCGGCTCCAACGCCCAAAGCGACGCCTACATCGGCCCCAACTGGCTATCGATGGTGTCGGAGCTGGCCGAACGCGCCTCCTCGGACTGCAAGGCGATGAACAAAAAAGACGTCGCCATCATCAACGGCTTCGGATCCGACACCGGTTCGCTGCTGACGGTCGAGGCGGCCACCAAGACCTTCAAGGAACAAGGCATGAACCTGGTGGCCAGCCAGCCCGGCCAATACGACCCCACCAAGGCCAACGAGATCACCCGTACCTTGATGCAGCAGCACCCCAACCTGTGCGCGGTCCTCGGCAACTGGGACGGCATGATGACCGGCGCCGCCAACGCCGTGGCCCAGGCCGGCAAGATCGGCCAGGTCGGCGTCTACACCACCGACTCCAGCCAGGTCGCCTGCGACGGCATCGGCAAGGGCACCATGGCCGCCGCGGTCAACTACGGCGGCGGAACCACCATGGGCGACAACGCGGTGGCCCTGACCCAGTATCTGCTGCAGAGCGGACTGACCCCCGGCGGCGTCAAGACCGCCCTGTTCACCCCGACCCAGATCATCGACAAGACCAACTACCAGCGCGTCGGCTCCTGCTACGCCGCGACGGCGCAGTAG
- a CDS encoding MarR family winged helix-turn-helix transcriptional regulator: protein MSETRIEWPDPEGQEIVERLFAADVALRAHFEETAAAVGLSVPQAHTLLQLQEPQRMGQIAGQLRCEPSHVTGLADALEECGFLRREPDPDDRRAKRLTLTTRGQELRDRLLSRLFDTAPIISVLDAEQRANLLALLRVSQSATGHDTRR, encoded by the coding sequence GTGTCGGAGACGCGCATCGAGTGGCCGGATCCCGAGGGGCAGGAGATCGTGGAGCGGCTGTTCGCCGCGGATGTGGCCCTTCGCGCGCACTTCGAGGAGACCGCCGCCGCCGTCGGCCTCAGCGTGCCTCAGGCTCACACACTGCTCCAACTCCAAGAGCCCCAGCGTATGGGGCAAATAGCCGGACAGCTGCGATGCGAGCCCTCGCACGTTACCGGGCTCGCGGACGCCCTTGAAGAGTGCGGTTTCCTGCGCAGAGAGCCCGACCCAGACGACCGCCGAGCAAAACGGCTGACCCTTACGACGCGAGGGCAGGAGCTCAGAGACCGTCTCCTGAGTCGTTTGTTCGACACGGCGCCGATCATCTCGGTGCTCGACGCGGAGCAGCGGGCCAACCTGCTGGCGCTGTTGCGGGTATCTCAATCAGCGACCGGGCACGACACCCGGCGCTGA